In the Drosophila teissieri strain GT53w chromosome 3R, Prin_Dtei_1.1, whole genome shotgun sequence genome, aaggATTAGGCATTCTTACGTATCCTTAAGTGCTGGCCCGTTGAGGGATCCTTCAGATCGGTAATCGCGTCCACCATATCCAGGGCCATATCACAGACTCGCTCGGCGTGATTGGCATCCTTATCCGGAGCACCCGCCACCACCATATACGCATCACCAATAGTTTCCACCTAGGCATCATCCGTTAGCATAGAGTTAAACAATAATGGAATGAACCGCACCTTGTACACCGAATTCCGCTCCGTCAGCTTATCGAAAATGGAGTACATGGCATTTAGCATGGACACCACCTCCATCGGAGTAATGCGGCTGCAAATCTCGGTGAAGGTTACGATGTCTGAGAACAAGATGGAAACGCTATCGAACATCTGTTGAATTACAAGATGATATTATAAACGTTATCTAGGATTTGGTTCTGAGGAACACTCACCTCACAGGTATCAATGGGATTCTCGCCTCGTCGGAGCCTATCAGCCACCTGTTTGGGTATCATCTGATACAGAAGCTCATCCGTTCTTCGCATCTCCTCATCCAACTTCGGATTACACCTTGTTATTTCTGAGCAAGAATTTCATACGCTTTCTTGTAGCTCTTACCAGTCTCATGGACTCCTCCAGCTTCTTTGACTTCTGCTGTTCTTGATCCAGGGCCAACTTGAGTTCCACCGATTGCTGGGTACCCGCCAGCATAAGATCCCTACTGAAGTCGTGCATGGACAGATCGTTGATATACAGACCTGTGGTTATCAGTGAGGTCAGATCCGGCATTACGGGTGTACCCAGGAACATGATCATGCGCCAGTTCTCCATGTAAACCATTTGACCTGCGAAACATTCGTATAAATAAGTTACTCTGTTACAAACACCTCAACTTCTTTGAACACAGTTCTATAACTTAAGCCGCAGTTCAAAAACTGAAGTTAATTTTGGTAAGATTTATCAATTTTGTGGATTTTGTCCTATAGTATTTTGGTTTACCTTTTAATCTAAGAGACTTTTCCGGTTCGCTGCCATCTTCGTGCTGAAGTAAGTCCTCGTTTTGCACGTCGAATCTCTCCGTAACTGGATCCACAGTGACCAGCTCAAAAATGTTGTTAGTGCGATTGAGTATCTGATAGGAATAAAGGGTTACGtaatattatgaatattaaAGGCACAAGCTTACCGTCTGAAACTTGAATGCAATTAATGGACGAACTAGGTCAAACCAGGCCGTTATTTTCTTTCCCAGAAGCTCCGGTAGAATCACCATTAAGGAGTTACCAATACTTCGCACAACCATATCGGCACTAGGAATAAACAAAttcatacaaaatttaaaaaatatttcattaaaaataagtgATGCTTACCCAAAAACCATACAAAAGGGAAAGATCTCGAACAGCACATGAGCACTGATGGGCAGGTGCTTCTCCTCCCGGGTCATTGCCAAGGACGCCAGTGTGAACGCCCTGTTATCGAAGGTCAGCTGGAAGGTCACGTGGACCGTGTCGAACAGGATCTCCTCCCGAACGAGCTCGATGTGCATCTCCTTGTGGTAGAAATACCGTGCCACCTCTGAATTTACAATCGATAAGATCAGATCATTAGTCTCCAAGGAACTACTCGGCATTACCTCGGATTTGACCCATGGTGTAGTAGACGAATCCTCGACGCTTGGAACGGTAGTGCAGGGTCAGACCCtgcttcgtttcgttttcgcaGATAAAGCTGGGCGCTCTCATCCGCGGATACGAGAACTTCAGGTACTCGTGCAGGTTGTCCAGCCCGTTGAGGAAGTCGCGCATGTGGCGACCCAGAACGGAAAGGACTCGATCGTAGCCATACTGGCCCACAAAGCCCACAAAGTAGACGCCCATCTGGTCCATGAAATCCCGCTCGGAAACGCCCAGCACCTAAAAATGTGTATTCATTTCGAAGGAACAAACTTTATGTATattcactttatttattttgaggTACTAGGCACACACCTGTTGagcctttttggccagcttctGCAGCAGATTCTCGGGATAGACCTGATGGACGCTGAAGGAGGGCGAATCGATGCCTGCCTGTCGCCGGATGTCCTCCCATTTCTCCTCGCCGTAAACGGACTTGATGTACTCGGAGAGGTTCTCCAGCAGCAGTCCGTACATCTTGGGGCAGAGGGAGTCACTTCCTTAGGCTTCACTTGGCTGACATTGATGGCTGGACCTGTTAATACAGACCGGAATCAATTGATTGGCACCCAACTTAGGTCACTGGTCACTAATTAGATGTACAGGAAATGCGTTTGAATGGGCCTATATAAGGTGATCAATCAGTGTTTTcaccaaaaaatacaaaatgctaATTTTAATATCCTTGACATAGATTCGGTTCAAGAATTCGTTGCTTCTTTCCGCatttttaatgactttttTAATGGCCTGGCATACTTTTTAAGAGAATTTATGGATTCCCTCAGTGTGAGTTGGCATTACACATACGCCCGAGTGGCTTCGGTCTGCCTGAAAAACTGTGCCATTTTTCAGCAGGTCCACTTGGACCGCGAAATCATTGAAAAACTGAATGCCCGACTTGATTCCAATGGACCAGACCGTCGGCGCCTCGACTCCAGCCACAAGCATATTATTTTCGCATCACTCTGTTGATTCAGCGTGTCATCGCATCCATCGTTCTATTCATCCGCGGAGGCAACTGTCTCGCCAGGGTTTTCAACGCCACTTTGTGGTCCAAACCAACAGTCGTCAAGTTGTATGGGAAGTAGCAAAGTGGTGGCACGTTTGCGGTATTAATTGGGAATCGAGTTTTTAAGAAGGGAATTATATCTAgtataaatttgattttaaattcaaatcgtTATTAGAAACAGTTCTATTACCTTAGGACTTTAACAAGCCCGTTTCCTTTGGCAACATGACCTAACCACACAGCAAAGTCACAATATATTGGCCTTCAGCAAAAGCCATAAAGAACTTTCAATTAGTTGGGGTAATTACATTACATGCCGCACTGTGACTACAGTATGCGACATACATAGACGGTACATATAGCAGTCATTAAATCACTCATTTATATACGTGGATGACATTTGAGCAGAGGAACTCGACTTTTCTATTGCCCAGTTCCGTATCCTTGGGCAGGACGAAGCTAATTGCCGCTGGGCCAAGGATCTGTTAATTTAGCCAAGTCCAACTGAGTTGTGCTCACAATTTAGAGGCAAGGACAATTGCTATATTGCTATTTATTCGCTCCCCCTTTGAATCTGggctaattgaattgcattcaCATTCAAAGAAATGCACCTGGCTCTGGCCATGGCTTCTAAGAATAAATTTCACTCCGACACCTTGAGGCATCTCGGCGGCACGGCGGCACGGCGCAAATGAATGGGATCTGGTGGCATATGTTTCCTCCTCGAATGCAATCCGCATATGTTCGTCTCGGATTGGCAACTAAGCCAATTTGCCAACTGGAAATTGAGTCGAGCTCCTTTGGGAAATTCCCATCATGATGCGCCCAACTAACCAACTAACAATTGCGACCAAATTACACGCAACTGCAGCATCTTCGCAGGATCCAAGGACACACCTCCCACCAATCGACCCACCAAGTTGCAGGTGTCGATTTGTACAAGCCCTCATTTGTGCCTTCTGTCCTCTGCACACATAATTCACAGTTCGCCTTGTTTATGGCTTACTGCCATTTGTTGTGTCACAAGTCGTTTCAGGCGCTTTGAACGTGGCTATTATCCCTTCGCCCATAAATCGCCCGGTGGCGAATCAGGGCtgaaatcataaatttatgcATATCAGGGCAATTTGTTTGTGGCTCATGGTTTTCAGCTTTAAAAACCAGAATATTGCTCTGGTTTGATTACGGGAAAGTATGATTTATTCGGCGTTTGCAGAAAGGAATTTCGGAATGATATGCAATATAAATACGTAGGGGAAATAATGTTTGTAGTAACTACTGACCATAAATTCTGTAATgtattcaattttcatttgtgtatttatttgaataaaacaaCATACAAAATATGTATCGGAAGTGTTGTTTTGGTCAGGGAAAAGTAATTAGGTATAGAATTTCCTATAAACAAAGAGAACGGTATCCCTTGACGTCAACTTGctaatatatgtttatatgttttgttttttcctgtttttgtCTATTTTCCGCCTTTCTTTTTATACACAGATAAATCTTTGTTATATGTACGAGGTTCCAAATAAGAAACAgcttcaaaatatttttatcacaCAATGATGTGTGAAATATAGAAGACGACACAAAACTAAGCGAAAAAGACAGAAATCCTGAGAAACAGCCAAAGTACAAGACAATGAACAAGTTAAAAATTTGGACAGCCAAAAAGACgggcaaaaaaataaacgaaactTTCAGTTTTGACCTTCCAATATTTTGGTATTGGGCGGTAGACACCCCCATAATATATACTTGTAGTATTATAATATCGAGAAACACTTGTGCCaaacatatcaaaacattgtCCACATTTGTGCTGTCATCTGTGGGCCAAATGGACTCGAGTAATCTCTATGCATATACTTTGTATAATTGTATATGTAAGATTCTCTTTATTACATATTTGCTTCCCCTTGATTTCatgaatggaatggaatgcaGAGCCAGAATAAATGGCTTTTCGTGCGCTTGTATTCATTCGTATATTATACACTGAAAgtcgaaaataataaacaggATGTACAAGTTGTATCTCTGTGACGTCAGCAGGCTATTGATAAACGAATGACTTCTCCGCAAAAAGGGGAGGAGAGTTCAGAGGAAATGAATCTCAAGTGGGTGCTCACTGGCTAACTGTTAATGGCTTTCCTAATTATAtttgaaaaccgaaaacttttAACCCAATGTGTCAGCAGCAATGTTCTATAAGCCACTCAAAGAAAGtgaccaaaataaatattcaaacgttttcccatttcgccAGTTTGTCTGACCATCATCAATCTGTCAGCAGAAAAATTTGCGTCGAAATTCAAGGTTAATTCCGTGCAATTtccttataaatatattttaagccGCCTCAACTGCATTGACCCTTGTGTCCTTGGGGATCAAGAAGATGAAAGGAAATAGacactaatttatttataaagaaatatatggGCCAAGCCAAACAAGCCAAATAACTTGTggatttttcttaattttcaattttccagcCCGACGAAGAAATCGTCTGGcattcaattttaatgaaattataaacaaaatgtgtgTTTTCAGGCACATAGCTTctgaaagccaaataaattatggaaGGCAAACCCCCAGTGGCATTGAGCAAatgtacacatatgtacatatctctCGATACATAAAGCCCCTACACATATATCCATTTTTTACTCCCCCACGATCTGCAATTGTGCGACTGCAGaaacaattaattttcaaGTTCATTTGCGTTGGTCGCTTTTGGCTCCTGGGGAGCTCGGGCCTCCCAATCCCAATaccaatccgaatccgaatcccaatCCGATCAGAACCTAGCTGGCCAAAGGCTATAGATACGGAGTGCGGCTGCAAAATCAGGCGAGAGAATATATCCACGCGAATACATCGAGtacacatatttatttttatatttctagCAGAATTCATTTGAAGGTGTCTGCTATATGTTAAGGTTAAACATCGTTATATATAGACTCGGCCAAACTATGTATTAGTGCCACATaatgtgtgtatttttattcaaattgtatGATAGACAGCATAGAGTGGGGAAAAGCTTTGCAGCTGAGGCATTAGAAGCCATTAAGCTCTATTTATGAGTCCCCAGGTGATGCAAGTCGAAAAAATTGAATCTAAAGAGTACATTTACTGAAACCCTTTTAAACAACATATTTCAGTTTATCAATACAAGAAATCTTTTTAAAAGAGAGCATACGAAACGGTCGCCAAAAACACAAAGCATTCGGTACAAAACAATAggccaaaatatatttattttcgctaaTTCGCTATGACTCAAAGtggtatttatattaattatattttgtggCTTTTCTGAGCTGCTGAGCCACAgcaaattgcgcatacgcatCGTTGACATTGTAGGATCTCTATAAttcgtttttcgtttcatttcatttcactgGCGAAAACTATAATCGACCTTCACATTGGGAAAGCAATTTATTACAGACCAAGTGCCAGAGTAATAAATTGCTTATAAATGATATGCATTCACTCTGCGTTTTACTTTCTGACAACTAAATGTCTGCCCCCCTCGCCCGAAATTTAATGCAGTTTACAATTAATTTGGGTATAAACTGCGTTATAAAATGTGGGGAATTTGCGAAAGCAAATTGTTTGACATTGTTTGCATGTGTGCCACTAAATAATGAGCTTACATCCTCAACCCCAATCCTCGAGGGCCATAAATTTCTCTaagataattattttttaagccgcttggcaaatttaattagtttaaaaataattgaattgtaTATTGTATTCCTTTTAAGGGTATGCAATTCCTAGCCAACTTTTGTGTGTCCTTCAGCACAACATCAAAGATGGTAAATGCACATTCAAGCgccaaaaaactaaatttaagtaaaaaaaacgacaaaaaCGAAAGTGAACTAAAAAGTTGCTCAATTCATTGTAGTGGAAAGCCAAAAAAGTGTGCCAGAAAGTAAAAGTTGAATCACATCACCGAAATCACTGATTGGCCGAAATGAAAACCTTTGCCAGGTATTTCCCAATTTCCCGTGagtttttgtgcattttcctTTGATTTTCGATTTGGTTCATCAAACCGCATTCGCTTATTCAAAGTCAAGTTCAAGTTTAAATGACGCTGCAAGTCTGTTTAAGGGTTAAATTCACAAACTAGCCTTACATaaggtaaacaaacaaagtcaAAAGAACATTTCAATGCACTTGCATTTGGCCTTGAGTTCATGGgaggaaaataagaaaacacaTGCAGGAAGTTCTGTAAGCGATCTGCACGATTGAAAAGGTCAAACCGATCTCCATGGATGTAGTCACTATTATTAGAAACATATGTACTCCCAGATCTGCCCTTCAACTCGGTCCGATGTAATTGTATATGATGGGGGCAGAAGCTTTACCCATCTTTGTTTACTCGTTTTCCTCGGAATTTCCCTGGAAAAGTTGTGTTTGGATTATCAAGCATTAGGTCGCACGTGGGCAGAAAAGATATACCCTTCATAAGGGTATTCTAACTAACGAGTAATAACATAAGTATAATAGTTAAGAATACCAATTAAGTGCAAAATGATATTGCATTTTACATAATAAGTTGAACTATGTACTATGAACTATGTATGGGTTTCTTCAAACCTCATATATTGCATAGTTAAGGTGTCTGCGTTTGGCCTAATATATCTGGACCActgttgtttatttatctGTGTGGGCATGTTGCTGGAAATGGTTTTCCATTATCGGGAAACTAAATTTTAGCCAATGCCGAAACCAAaagaaaacgtaaacaaataaatggaatttaaatgctGTCATGCCAAAACTTCCATCGACCACTAACcacattttaaattggttaaatGAAAGCAGTCAGTTATTGTAATAATTTAGCAAGAGCGTATACAGTTCATTGATCAATTCAATACCTTTCCCTAAAAAATTTCTAAAGACAACGTTGAAATTATGGATAGGCatagggaaaacaaaaactgaaaatagaGTGCGGGATTTTGTGAAAGAAATATTGGCTCATACGAgtaacatatacatatacatatgtggcATGAGTTAGCTGGCTTTCTTTTTGTGATCATCGCCAGCGTCATCGCGGTTTCGGTATTGAAACGTTGCAAACAATGAGTGGGTGGGTGCGGGTGCCAGCACACGATCTATCAGAATATAGGAAAGCTTTCCCATAACCGATCTCCGGAGCTTTGCAGCACACAGATGCGATGAAAATCGCTCACGGATAGAGCAACCTACGCCGTAAAGGAATGCGCCGTGCTTTTGGGGCCGAAACGGAATGGCAAAATTCTGAAACGAGGAAAATTGGTGAGGCGAATTTTCTTGGGGTTTGCAGTTTGAAAAAATTCTTCGTTGAGGATAGATCGCTATTTTTTAggagtaaatttaaattgtaagcGAACCCGAAAACATATTAAACAACACAACTGAATAgtacattaaataaatttaaacgaaataaaaaacaataatatcaAATTGAATAAAGTGCATTACCACATCTGGATGTGAAGAAAAGACAATTGCTGGTGAAATAATTATGGAATTATGATCGCATTATGAATGAACCGATGTTCCATGGCAAAAAGACattgaatataattatataagaGAGATCTTACTCAATGACATTTGATACCAAAGTGTTGGAGCTCTTCAAAAGTTTGTGCAGtgaaatattaatacaaaaatccgatattgaattaaattcgaaatttatttcatttaatggaTAATAAGGACCTATTGCCAACATTCGAGTACCTAATACTTTTGAAATACTTCAACTAAATTGATATTAGACTTTGCACACTTCTGCGATACTAAAGTAAATTCCGATGAAAGCCAGAATAACAGAACGATTTCAACTCAAggacatttaaaaataaacccaatTTAGCTGCAGCttacacacagacacattcACACCCACTAGCCCacttacacgcacacactgacACCTAGAATATTCGTTTTTTCTGGTTCTCATACTCAGAAGTGTGAAATTTGctaagcaacaaaaaatatttttatatttgagCAACCAGAAGAAGCAATACatgaaaaatcacaaaaaccgaaccgaaacatgtatttatttttagtgagATTGATCTTGCGGTAGCTGCTGTTGCCTGATCGTGGTATTATATTagattatatgtatatgttttataAACTTTGCACTGCTCGAAAGTGGCACACAGTCTGTTTATTTTCGAACCGAGAGACTTTCAACGCGAAAGCAAAAAATTCAACTGAGAAAACATCCCATCAATCGAGAGACAAGCGACTCGAATTCGTGCGTGCTGCCTGGCATTTCCCGGGAAATAGATTTAAACCGAGAACTGAAAAGCCGAACGGAAATTTGAAACACACATTGGAAAATTGCTAAGACATCTCTTCTCCCAACTTCATTACAGCGAACGAGTTCAACGATTTTTTCGTGAACagaacaaaacaaatcgatcaaaatgttcaaaaacCACTTGGAAATGATTGGGCGCAATGAGAGCCCCAGCAAGAAGGCGAAATTCTGGCAGTCCTACATCAGGTCCCTGAAGGGTAAGCATCTAGTACATAAGCAAAAGAAGTCCTCAAAAGATAGGATAGGTATACACAAGTATAATTGAGGTATACATCCAGTCAAAAAATGGGTTAGGTGTACAAAAGTATAATTAAACGGATGGTCACAATAATAGTCAGTTTGCATAGTTCTAGAATAACTGAAGATCAACTCTAAGTATCCCCATTTCGGTCTGATTAAGGGACACTCAAGAgcgatattattattaaactcTGGGCAGTGAGCAACACAAATAGCTTAGCCTATATGTATAGTCTATTTATTTTGGCAGGTGTCATATCAGCCAAGCTATATACTTAGACTCGCTCCGATGGGAAAGCTTTTCGCCATCCCCTGTATATAGAgaggaaaatgtaaaatatgtgCTCAGGCCTTAAACAAAGACGGcgaaaataccaaaaaaatatagaatacACATAGAGGGGCGCATCTATGATAGACACCGAATAGAAATCAACttaatttttgtgtgctcTTCTGCAGCGCTGGCATTGAGCCAAATAGTGAAAATAGCCGAAATATTTGTATAGCAATGAACTAACGCCGCGTTATCCAAACACCTATTTATAGGCTCCGAGGATATCCGTGCCCACGAGGCGCCCCGTGCCTCTCGTCCCTACAGCTCCTACCTGGACTCGCCCTCCTACAGGAGCATCTACGACGAGCCCGCCACCGCCAACGAGCGCGTCCAGTCCTCTGGCTACAGATATCTGCCAGTGAGCCGCGACACCTACGGCTACTCGCCCCGTGCCATCTACGATCATCACTACAGCCGAACAAGTGAGTTGGGCCCACATATGGACCATTTACTGTACTATCTACTATCTACTGCCGATCCCCGCCTAACTGCTTCACACAGCTGAGAATCTGTATCTTAACGCTTCCGAAATGCGTGGTCTTGCAAGTACGGATATGTAATTTAagtgatttcaatttcaaattacaTAGTAAAAATGATCTGGCCAGATAGAAGTTCTTGTTTACATAACTTATGACCCTccataaaattgaaataactGCTAAAGATACCTTTTACATTAATGGTTAAGTAGCTGAAAATCAGTATTAAATGCTTATGTATACCTCTTTGATTGACACTtcaaagtaatttaatttacttagccctttgaaaatttcaataaaattcaaaatttggaAGGTAATCACCCGATTGCAAGGTTACATAAGCTTCGGTCCAGCCGAATGCCAAAAGTTCTTTCAGCCTTTCTGTTTCGCTGCGATGCgccatcaatcaatcaaccAATCAGTCGCGTCATTACGATCATCTCACAACTGCATTCTTGCCACTGCCTGCTATTGAAGCTTTTGACAACACCTTGAATATCTCAGAACCGCCATATCTTTATGGGTTTTCATTTGCGAGCGCTatgatttcataaatttaaaaataaaaatggccaGCGCCAAACG is a window encoding:
- the LOC122619315 gene encoding uncharacterized protein LOC122619315 isoform X7 — its product is MFKNHLEMIGRNESPSKKAKFWQSYIRSLKGSEDIRAHEAPRASRPYSSYLDSPSYRSIYDEPATANERVQSSGYRYLPVSRDTYGYSPRAIYDHHYSRTIPANYDAEKAWNDHLKRMQEIERRYPSRYGLYLKDKPLTPNALVPLEYEPEDKLLAELNKALRV